The genomic segment CAAAGCGGTGCAATtatttacatcgacatctacagccacagATCGTTTTTagcgtcaaatattgtggaaaagatGCATCGCTGAcatgaaataatgtcaaaacgtagcaaaacatacatatctgcgcatgtGTGCCGtgttgttccaccctgagacgaCTCAATATGAacggccgaaccacttaaacaacggcaactgtgatccagataacatattacgggatGTCTGTTTATTTGATTCTCGCTTTCCTTTAACTCCACCAAACTTACAGTTTGCGCCTGCCATAAAACATTATGAGAGAAAAATGTGCtcgcataaattaagtgctcCTTTTTAGGCGGTGTTGTTCTCTCGCGAAGATGCGGGTATCATCACTGTCACCATTGGTATAACTGAGCTAGACAGTTGTTTATGCTGCTACATACCGAATGCACCATCTCTTGTTTCCTGTTTGACACAGAGGTAAACAGTACATCTCtggaattgagaaatgtgtcagtATAACAACACGTACAGGCCTACCCATCTACGTAACGAATGCGACCACCAGCCTACGAGTACAGTGACGTACAGATGTTTGCACAGCGCTGGTTCGCTGCTTGCCACTTATTATgcacgcgccgtgcgaagtgaagtgtgcTGGTTTCAAATCGCCAAGGCCTGAATTGAACTAAAAATCAGTTTCGTGCCACTTAACTGCTTGCATTTCAGTTCAGGTGAGCGTAGCGGATGCACAAACTCGACGGCGCCAAGCTTAATATTCGCTGAAtaggatcgacattggctcaaacttaaTCGGCACAGCTTGAGagggttgaagcttgtgcatttcaacttggtaggcatgtttgactcattttgagcaTGATTAATTATATgtacaagcgaagacgctgtcgTTACTGTGTCGGGGTTGTGTCGGTGTCGATCGCGCGGGGTTCGGCCGAACGATGGTCAGCATGCTTATTATATCGGTACTGTCAACAAGAAAGCCCGTCTCAGTACAACTCgtgctcgtcggttgcgtcgttgtcgacctggtgTGATAAAATCGTTTCAGTGACGCATAATAGTCGGTCAGTCGTTGGCGTGAGCGCCTTGttggtctcgtatcgacccagtgttaccgcgccttacgagtacgtgaagtcaggcatGCACTGCCACCACCAAgtgaggaccgacgctgcaagaagacttcgtcagcaatgTGATGTatttaagtgtcgcccaagtgcaACGTATGGGTTTTTcattaaatttgctagccatcaatcaatggcggcaactacctggctcacggtgcagtccagACAGTTCGGACAAAGCACTGGCCGCTTTacgttttaaagtggagttgcagtcttatgCTACGCATGTTTTTGGCACcacaccgacgtcgagctaccagtagaatTTCAACGCAGTACATGAtacgagtgtttgcagcagcacGCGTCcgagtactctttttttttttcagggaactTTCCAGCGCATGGACACGTGCGCGACCCTTTCAaaatgtttcgcgactaatccgctagggcaaggcgcatgcgccgtcgcttCATGAAAAGGGTGGATTATgaggacactccaggcgaatttccatGGTTGtcctcgccgtcgccgtgatgtaccGTATAAAGCGCAATAAGACCGCGGCCATGctccgtatgctgtaggtgcgagggaaagaatgcgagggtgagccgagaaggatggtgtcTTGGTGCGGCGGCGTCTTATCGCGaccgcaagggaggaaggcggggagggtgTGCCGGGCCGACTTTTCGCGGGCGCAAGAAGGCGGAGGAAGGAGGGGAGCGGCGAGATGTGCGCTTGCTAGGAGGGAGTACAAGCGCGCGTCTTCGCTTGTACTGCGGCCACGGCTGAGCGCAATTATTTACATCGACATCGTCCAATCTGCAGTGGATTCCAAGGCTAGCCGACCAGAGAAAGCTGATGCCTTTGCGTGGGCGGGGTTCTTGCACGTCTAATTCGTGCCGAAGCGAGAGgtagcacgaaggggaattcacTCGCAGCTCttttcacgccagcgttctgacagtgagcgtccgcgttcatcgagtgagatgtgttcatgtttgcttgtgctcgcgtaacaccgtgcttgttaatttagtaagccaATGTGTACAgcagtttatacagctgataaactATCTGTGAACTGTAATCCCGGAAGTCatgctttgtatagctgtctaataatttgctatcgcaatcagtgcttcgccttcggGTGAAACTTGCATTCCAGGGTGTAAGTTGgattccaatggcagatcgcgagcgctcgCCCGGATCACAACGGATAGTGTTgctccgactgagatcgctctcgtCAAGTCTGCGAATcgaatgcgtgcgctcccgcggggCACTTCGTACAGGGAAATCAAGTGAGAGAGCGCTAGACTAGAGGTGGATTTAGGTCGGTTGAGTAGCCCTCATCACCATCATCTGGATCATCCCGGCATTcaatgtgtttgtttttcttccgtGTCGGAAGAATCATCACTGAACTTGGGAACTTGTAGTactattgtatgaaactctatacTTGTAGTGTTTGTGTCGGAGCTGTCACTATCCAGGAGCAGGAACAAAAACGCACGTCATGACATAGCGTCCGTGTTTTTCGTGTCGTCCATGTCTGCATGCGACCGCAAACAAGCGACCATGACACGAAGCAGAGACAAGTGAAAGAGGGGTAAGAGGGGCACTTGCCCCTCGACTTTCAAAAATGTGGGGTGTATGTCTGTGGGCTGTTCCAATCTGAAATTGGAACACACAACTCACGCTGAGTAGGACTGCTCCATACAAAGCAGAAAAACTTAATctggatctaccattggaatttaACACTAGTTGCACATCACGCGCGCCGCCGATCGTGGCCAAGTCTCCGGCGAACCAAAGACGGTCACACACGATTAGTGGATAGAGACAATGACGCCTTATTATGTCGCGGCTGCGCCAATCACGGTGCGCGTTCTAGTGCTCCGCACAGGTGGCCGCCGAAGAGCGCGCGCCACGGTATTGTGGCCCGATGTAGCAATATGGTTTGCTGAGAGGATTGCTCACGAACGCTCCTGTACTAGAGGCTTGAGCGACGTCGTTCGTAGataagtactcttttatctttattagctattGTTTCGAAGTGTTTCCTTTTGCATGGAGTaagggcgcaaattttgaattcttggtaagagtagtaaatgtaccggctttgtctaggtctggcggctcccccgttaggcctaggtggtaggcgggacctatttgaaaggcttatttaattctttcagttagctcttcggattcttacatggggtagggagtgctaattttttatttttgtttgggatagcggtcgaggtcggctttgctcgagtgatttggcgaacttacTCGTTGTGCCTAGGGActtaggcctagcgatgaaaccgaagaacgtgaaggccgcgggggacggggagcaagtgcagtgcgacgagtgcctgcgatggtgtttcctcgacgagactaaattccagaatttagcagacgcggaggggtctagcttcacgcgcaggtcgtgcgagggtgtCAAGGAAGCCgcccaaaaactggaagggactTGGGCACctaagttcgaagagcttaaagcagacctgagggaggagcaggagaagcgggtagcactgcaggcgaaagctGACaatttcggcaaggtggaggcggcccaggccgcgcagttagtaaggaccgtggccgagtttgaggaagaaaaagaaaggagcgccgaactggaaaggcggctcgacgctcttaagacgcgggcagcggagaatgtcgCGTCAGGACATCAAGGCGGTGGCAAAAACTCaaaaagtagggtagaccctacaggcgaactGGGAGGCAGTGAGCCAGAGCAAGCggtcgtcagctcgccgccggcgaagcagcgcaacacgccccgagtgaggcgacgctgcaacCACAGGGGCACCGGCGGGCGCGAAGAGAGAGGCAGCGGACACAGGCTGTCGCCGAACGGTTCGCACGCAGAAGGGTCCTTGTGATAGGGGACTCAAACGTGAGGAGGGCTGAACAAGGcatgatggcgagagtgaaggtgGACGGGCGAGTGCAGGTGGAAgcgcaagcgggcaagggcatgGCGGAAGCGATGACCAAGGCGGGGGAAGAGGTAGGGgacagcacggagagcgacagcatGGTCATTATGCATGCTCGGCTCAacgacgtgcttaaggggagaagccaggaccttgagaggcatattgagactgggctgagtaagcttagagaggcctctgGCAGGgcgcatgtgaccatatgcactatcccggAGGTCCAGGGCCAGACTTACCAGATAGAAAGGAAGGTGGTTGAGGcaaatcgggtcattaggagtctgagcggacgactcgggtacagcgtgatggaggtcaacagggacgtgtacggagcCGGCTCCCGGCtttttgtgcaggatggcattcattacagtggtgccactggcaaaggGATAGGGggcagagagagagtaaaacatctttattaataatatttgaattgcgagagcagtgtgggaggaaccttcagtccagggtccctaagatgattccggcgatgtttcgagcccgttgtatcacagctcggaggacctcgggaggtccgtcgcggagggcatcgtcccacatctctgtgttgcgtagggggtaaaggagagttggcaagggaggaaagaggtttgcagtgcactcaatagTGACGtagaagattgtgggcgagctgccacagccagggcaacgatctgcataacagtgtgggtagaatttattgagagagacaagatttggaaaagttgcggtttgtaactggcgtaatgccactgcttcctcccgcgagaaggacggcggtggtgcggcgtgggtgcgacgaatgcgtagGAGGAGATAGGGGGCAGGatatgggtcgccaggcaacagcttttttaagGGGACCCAGAACCCTGAAAGAAcaagtgtaggcgtggacgattcgaggcaggagctaCAAACAAGCAAGCATCGGTACTGTAGGCGAGGCGACAGAAATAAGCaccagagccaaattaagtcagacataggattcattaacatgcaaggtggcagaaataggctaaaacgGGAGGGAATCGAAGagcaactaaggcaggagaacttaatggtttatgggtttgtagagacacatcttaggaaaatggaacaaccgccctggaaccctgattatgcatgggaatactgcaacagagtgcagggtagcagaggGGAATCtgagcactcattcataaaaatacaaattggcgaAGGgccaaacaggaatgcaaggagcatttatggctaaaaggaaaagtagcaggggcgaaaacacttctaggcctcgcatacctttggacaggatcaaatgctagtcaggaaaaaaaatgtactgtatagcagcggacgtcaatgagctaggaaaaagGTTTGAGATAactgtattaggagacatgaatgcgcatattgaagatatggatgggtacacaaaCTCCACatgtaacatgctgctggatatgtgtgaagCATAACTTAGTTGTCGGTAACTCTACTGAGAAGTGTGACAGGATCATAACGTGgaaggtagggggtcgacactcgacaatagattatgcgttaatctcacataggatgtacgatagattaggagccatcaTTATAGGTGAATAGGGCTCCacaagtataggtagcgaccacaaacctATCAAGTTGAGTTtgaagagggaaactaaagcccGAATGACGCATGAGGAAATGCCAGATGgtattttttactcagaagaccaagtggaaatagcggccaaacaaattgaagaggaaatatcagaggggactgcaactgattggacttaccaaagttaatgagactatttgagcgtgagctaggtaaggcgcgagtcaggaacaCGAGGCAAGGGATACggaaactcaagagctggtgggatgaagaggttaagaaaggcataaagaaacgtcaggaagactccagggaacacaggtatttcAAAAGTAAGAGAGAACCTGaaacagaagtagagaggaaatgggtaaactacataaaatgcagaaaggaagcatcctatttgatcaaaCGAAAAAATcgagacaaaagggtcccaatggctgtcagaaataagcaataaaaaagataaacagccagctaggaaattctggcaacatctgaactccttgggtaataggacaagcctagagccgaggtatatagtaacagctcaaggtactcggttagaaggagaggaggcaatggagcatataggagcCATGATaagggaaaaatttacagaacagagaaatggtacacgcagtatgtcggagagggatagcccagTCAATCCACGGCTTTCGCTTggataaagaaattgggcccgaaatctaagaaagcattaagggaggtggtgagcaaaatgctaatagatggtaaagtacctgacgaatggaggctaagtaggatgagaatgatatataagggaaagggggacaaagctgacataaataactaccggcctataacagtgacgtcagtggtttacagggtggttatgcagattataaaggacagactgcaagCATGGTTAAAGAACGCGGGGGTGCTttgagagctacaaaatgggttgcggaagcataggaggctatagaagacaatctgttctaacacagtgcattgaaatagctgaaaaggaacacccctgtggctggcttttttggatatcaagggagcctatgacagtgtgcttcaagagggcttgtggggcattctggaaactttaggagtgcaagatggagtaatcAATTTTTAAAAGATACCTATAaatgtaaccgggtgattatacaataggaaaagcaggtttcagagcctgtaatgattcggcgggggcttagacAGGGGtgtccattgtcacctctgatgtttatatgctgtacctacaaggtttagaggtcaaaatacagcaaagcggactcggcttcaacctatcatttttcaaacaaggaaaattgattaaacagtcattaccaggactgatgtatgcggatgacattgtaaTAGTTGCTGACAATAGagaagatctgcagggattgatggacatatgtggtacagaaggagaaccagattaggcttgaagtttagcaaagaaaaatcagcagtcatgatttttaatgataaaaTTTGCGGcaagcataagatacaggaggccacgctagAGATAGTCGACAAATACAAGTATCTTGGGGTGTGagtaaataatggcattgagtatctgacagagtacgaaaaatatgtaacgactaaaggtaacagaagtgcagcgattatgaagagtaggccactgtggaactacaataggtacgaggtattacgagggatatggaagggtgtaatggttccaggcctgacttttgccaatgcagttctatgtatgagagcagaTACCCGGGcacagttggaaactaggcaacgtggtgtgggtaggctcgctctgggagcccatggcaagacaccaaatcttgaggtgcagggggatctgggatggtcttctttcgagggcagagaggctagtagcaagatagcatttgaggagcgattgagaaaaatgggggaaatgcggtgggctaggaaggttttcagttacttatacacgaggaatgttgacacaaggtggaggaagcgaactagaaaattgtcaaacaaatacttgggcagcagtggggaGACAGGCAAGGAATAATCCGTCAAGAAAAatgttaaggagacagagaggggcatgtggaaaacagagatgcaaaccaaattaGCATTAGAAACacacaggacgtttaagcaagaaatagccaaagaaaatatttacgataactctaagggaagttcattgttgtttgaggccaggacaggtgtactgcaaACTAAAACGTACgcagccagataccaggagatagatttgttgtgtggggcgtgtggagaggaggaggaaacagctGAACACCtgatgcttgtaaacaacttcaccctgcagttgaatgtaacggggaactattcaaagctttgggtttaaagacagtgaaagtaaaacagactttgaacaggtagaaataactagacagaggctatctgattggtgaaTAATATCAAcacaaaagtaaaggagtaaatacattggtatgcatgcatatagtaccattcaaggctaggtggcacgcgccgccgccacccgattcaaagggttgcgcctcattcatccatccatccatctatgagCAATGTCGGCAGAAGGACGACGCTCGTGAAGTTGGGAAAGGGGCGTCGACAGTGGAGAGGAGTATAAATTGTCGGTCTATGCCCACGGAGACGAGAATTGCCAGAACCGAGCcgtgaacagcttcgctgtaaaatcatgTTAAAATTTGTCACGGCTAAAATTTGTCACGAAGGCACACGATTTAGTTGCGTCGTCTGCTAGAATTGCGTTGCGTGCCTGCGTGGAAGTTGTATCAGATGCAAGGCAATCCATTGCCAGCTTTGTTCGCATGTTTGTTGGTTTTGCTGCAGTGGCGAGGATTTTGTGCGAGCAGTCAAGCAAGCCGGGGCAAGCACATGGCAAACATGTGAATGTCAACAGCTAGCTGGCTGCGTGTAATTGTGACTACTGCCGCTACCGAACTTTGTCATCGTGATTGCATGGATGTATCAGTGAGTTTGGCATTGTCATCGTGTCGTCACTGTTTACCGCGAAATCGGGCGCTGTTTAGTCAAGCGCAGTCTAGCGCAATTTTAAGGTcatcgcgcgagcgtcgaccggcCTAGCGGCCCGTTTCGGAACAGAGAAGTGGTTCGTTGCGAGAAAGGAGTGGAAATCAAGATTCCGCATTGTTCCCTCCCTCTCTGGCTGTTCCATGCTGCAACAATCACTTCCGCGACAAACTCGCCACCCTTTCTCTCTGTTTATAATACCGAAGAATACGTTGCTCTCAATATCATCGCTGCTACATGTTccctgaaaagaaaaagaaaaaaaggcgccTTCCTCAGACAGGAGTGACTGCAGTACAGTGTACGTTTGTCTTATTCTCGTTCACTATAACTGCAGCTTAAGAATAGAAAAAAGAGTGAGGGAAGCTGACCTGATAACTCCCGCTCATTGAGAGGATTCTGAGCCGTGGCGCTGTTCTTGttcaaagaaattcaacaagaggggacactcggcgaaaactggcagcAGGACACGCGTCACGCCTAGTGGTAGCCCCATATTAGCCCCATCCgttagctgacgcgagcatcggaaaaaaagaatgtgaaatgaacgtacagtgctttttttttttcacgctaaaACTAAAATGTTTTGCGTATGAATTAGCTTATACTTTGCGAGTTATTTTTCTTGTGTTACCTAGCAACATGTAGACAGGAATTCCTTCGTCCACAACACGCTAACGGCACGCCAGACGTATTTTCCGTTCCAGATCTAGTCTAGGTGGTTCTGGCCAGACGCGCCAGAGGCATGCGTCATGCGGCGGACACGCCACTGAAGCGAGCGAGGCTGGCTTCGCATGTGGGcttcgcctgttcggcgaccaGCCAACTTTAGATGTATacttttgggctcccggcgtattcttgcgttcctcctgtacttcgacacggcaccactgcactattggatgATGGCacaaggtgagacaatttgtttgaCAGTCCGCGATGaatttcaagcaatttaggcttTTACGGCACGGAACCGGGACTTGGGATGTGCAGTTAGCGAAGAGCAGCTCGGCTGTTTTGTCGTAGTTAACTTGAGTTAGTGACTCGTACTGGGatatgtttgcgacgctttctgtgaGCCCCAATATTTATTGTAACTTATTTgagtagtttttgggcacgctcacCACACCCGGCTGAACGAAAAGCAGTTCGGCCAtatgaccagtggcgtagctaggtcgtctggcacccggggcccataggtcttctgtcaccccccctcccccccccgcccaccctgggtgtagccggcggaaagaggggtgtcttcagacgtatatgacaccccctcccccactggccccttgcacccgagacccacgcaccccccccccccccccctcctgcgcGAAACTGCGtatgacgcagtttcgcgtgtactgaatcttgccGGGATAAGTTCGTGACGCTTTGCCTGACCCCTAACATTAGTATAACTACAATTTCGTAAGTTTTCGGGATACTTTTGACGCACGCTCGCCGCGCGTGGCGTTGTGACGCACTTAGCAAAAAGCAGCCTGGCCGCAGTGACAACGTTTGGTGTGTACTGAATCTTtaagtgggacaagtttgtgacgctttctatggcccCTAAcctataccttctttcggtactcacgcttgtcgaaagcACGACGAGCGAGTGCCAGGAGTGATAACACAGGAgtgtgttgcatgcgccggcagagCACTtcaaagataacgccgaggagctcacaAACCAACAACCCCAAAATTCTGTCTTCGGAACGACTGAAAataggctttgcacccacgcatttgtcttgagtgcgaggagaaggcattctgcgagcgtctagcgtctggctgagagcctagttgtgttgtggccacctctgtgtaggtagcgtaccatcgcgtcggcaGAGGCAAAGTTGTTTTGGAAATGCACAGTCGCCTGgctgtgtatttgtgctcttaaaaaGTGGATTAAATATAGCGCGGTaatgggggaatgcttggaaatcagatgtttGCTTCCTATTTGATGGTATTCTTTGGCATGAGTctggtattttctacgccatgtatgcaaatgcgaattgcttttgtttgtaatgccacccgttcaccactttcgcacgcttcttCTCTACGCCCACTATTCACATGCTTATAGTTTACTTCTTTCAGCTGaggccgtccggtggagcttcgtacgggaactactgctgcttacctggtgcgaTAACGTGGTATGAATGCACAAACATGCCcgaaacgagcatttatatagagtgaaataaacatttcctcatttgcAATGCGTCTTGCGTCtattttatgaaattgcacgtgacagaGATTCTATGGAGGCTTGTGAAGATagttcgcaatcatttttttaCTGAATAATAAAATGATTTCGCACTAAGACCACGCGCGGTTGAACAGCagaagccaaaaaagaaaaaaacataccgcgccgatcagcgcagccggcgcAACGCGTGCCATTTAGCGTTCAAAGCTCGCGCGCCCAAAAC from the Dermacentor variabilis isolate Ectoservices chromosome 9, ASM5094787v1, whole genome shotgun sequence genome contains:
- the LOC142558286 gene encoding uncharacterized protein LOC142558286; the encoded protein is MSRQDIKAVAKTQKGHRRARRERQRTQAVAERFARRRVLVIGDSNVRRAEQGMMARVKVDGRVQVEAQAGKGMAEAMTKAGEEVGDSTESDSMVIMHARLNDVLKGRSQDLERHIETGLSKLREASGRAHVTICTIPEVQGQTYQIERKVVEANRVIRSLSGRLGYSVMEVNRDVYGAGSRLFVQDGIHYSGATGKGIGGRERDMGRQATAFLRGPRTLKEQV